The Coffea arabica cultivar ET-39 chromosome 9c, Coffea Arabica ET-39 HiFi, whole genome shotgun sequence nucleotide sequence ATTCCTATCGTTCATCAGTAGCCCCTCGTAGAAATACTGAATCAGCAGTTGATCACTTATTTGGTGATGTGGGCATCGGGTACGCAGCCTGGTGAACCTCTCTCAATATTCATACAAGGATTCCCCGTGAAATTGCTTGATTCCACATATTTCCTTTCGCAAACTAGCAGCTCTGGATGCAgggaaatatttttcaaaaaattttttctgcATCTCTGGCCACGTGGTGATAATGCCTGCAGGTAGACAGTATAACCAGTCCTTTGCCGAAtccttgagagagaaagggaagaCCCTTAATTTAATTTGTTCATCAGTTACTCCCGAAGGCTTCATACTCGAGCACAccacatcaaattcctgcatGTGTTTGTGGGGTTCCTCTCCTGGCAGACCATGAAAAACAGGCAACAAATGTATTAAACCAGGTTTTAATTCGAAAGCTGCATTCTCACTAAGGCGAGGAAAAGTTATGCAAAGAGGTTGTTGGGTCAAGTttggagcagccaactcccttaatgtttgtGTGTTTGCCATGTCGACGTCCTCTTGGCAATAATCACTTGAAGTGTCACCCAACGATTCTGCTGGTTCAACTTCGGGCTCAGGTCTCTGAGATGTAGCCCTGGAGTGCTCCTCTCTGAGCTGTCTGGTTTCTTTCCTTGTTCTACGCGCGGTTTTCTCTACTTCAGCGTCAAAAATCAattcacctgtacgagaagacctaggcatacactagaaaaataccagaaaattagagcaaaataaaaaaaaataaaataaaaaagattgaaatttaaaaagaaacaaataataacgccAGGTCCCcgacaacggcgccaaaaattgacaggtcgtcagcctgtgcaataataataataataatatagaacctagctaccactaagagcagtcaataattaatcctaggtactggagcagggactctaggtgtgcaatgggttacttgattcaccctgttcccgaagagtttgcttaatccgatataccagaattaattaattgacaaaaattactaaatagtagacagtggcaagtagggtcgtctcctcagggactggagatatctgtttctttttaaaatcCAATTGATAAGGGGGGGATTTCAccggaatgaaactaaaaataattagacaatttaattaaaaatgaataaatcactagcacaaatatagcaggaatttaatcaggaataaataaattctagccaaggatgcaACTACTCAGGTACAGTCCATTTatctgatcattgatgcaggagaggttcacttaattcattaataggctagttatagtctgacgaccaatttttccttaaattattgataaccaaggtacgaccattgatcacccctaaccaggaaatactcctaggtacgaccgtaggaattaatttcccaattgcattaatattagaaaaacctagccctaaccaataacacgctacgagggttatttaaattagattgcacgttcccctaatgtgtaaacacaccagttgccactaatattaatcaatcaaacaattacggatttaattgactaaattggcacgagattaataaatcacattgaacattgggcccttgacatccaattaataaaataatcccatgaaaatataagcagacaacgtgcaaatattaataaattaaggaacgcgtgaaaactaattagatctcacagattttcgggactgcgccgtcgagttgacccttgactagatggaagacttagccacgccgcataattaaatcaccacacgaatTAATAGATTGCAAAGGCATTGCGATTTCTATTAAGAAGCAAGGAATAAAAGgtgtttttcccgttggggaatattgtcgaacacctggcgtgcGTCAGAGGCCAGTCAGGAGAAAGCAAAACTAAAACTGAACTAAAAGACTAAAACTAGAGGTGTCCCTGTTATTCTACGTCATCCCTAtttaagcaacaaaagaaagatgactaaagcctatctaggtggtccccacacatgtggacaaagccttcAAAGTACTACTTGCCCAAGTCTCTTTCCGTAGCTTTCTTTGAAGAGCCCAAATGACATATAGTTTGTggtcccccaccaattcaagggcccaagaATTGAAGCCCCTAGAAGTCTCCATattctccataaaatccctcctttttggtagttttctgtttcactcctgaaattaagtccatATACCAAAAATGAGTAGAtctcagcaattaacacaatatttatcagcgataaaaggaaaaattaataataaaattaccaacaaattataccctatcaaaCTGCAGCCGAGACTAAGTGTATACGCTAATATGAAATTGAACACATGCTCATTTTCAATAAGTCTTGGTCATGTTAGTAGAGCCATGGGATGTTTACgatttgaaatgattttcatcatgccattttcaaattttagtttctTTGAGCTACGGCTAGAAAACccaccaaaatattttttttttaaaatcataaTGGCTGCTGATTGATGTTCTATTACCATTCATGACTTGCATACTTTTGGCAATTAGAAATCCTATCCTATGTACTGCATGGATGGCCAAACCTATGTATGGTTTCAATCAGTTTTGCTTTGACCAGATTTTTTCGTGCACGTATGTATGGTTATTCATGAAACTGGCTAGCTAATTCCAATCTTTAATAAAAGTGGTCGGGCTAAATCTCATTAGTCAATAAGTTTAATTAAAATCATAAATATATACTACTtcccctccttttttttttttgaaagattaGTTTGCTACCCCTCAATTCTTTCGATTATTTAATTccactttatttttctttttaatgctTTGCCATATATATATTCAGGTTATTCTTGTACCAAGCATATCAGCCCTTATTTGGCTGAATGGAGCACGTGTTACAACGCAATTGTAATTCAAGTAAATATGATTATATTATGAGAGATAAAGTAAACAGATTTCTTTAAAAGAGTGAGTGCTGACTTATAATGAATTGCTTGATTTGTTTAATTCCcaattcaaaaaatttctacGTCGTAGTCTGGCATACAACTCTATTTTCTCCTTCACAGTACTTGAAGTAACGTTAAATAAGCATCTTGTATCCAGTAAGAGTGACATTTATACGTTTAAGGTGCAAGGACAAGTCTATCATGATCTTTCTAACCTAAtgtgataggttgcaattttatcatttattttattattaattttctctATTACCTGACCCGATGTGGGTTAATTGTTAAATTttactcacttttagtattttgcatctatttcagggagtaaaacgaaaatatgataacatgtgctaatttgatagaaaaggagtccagatgataaaactcgtcccaggggcatttttggaaaagaagatgttACGCCCATTTTGATAAATTCGGTGAAGGAAGGACGGCTGAAgggcttcttcttcttgttgggAGCCGCCGCACTTAATACGTTTAAGGTGACATTTATACGTTTAAGGTGCAAGGACAAGTCTATCGTGATCTTTCTAACCTAATGCATAATGAGATGTGCAACACCATCTCTAACATTTCTGCAAACGCAAAGAATGGGATAATATCATGAAGTGCTAGTTTAAGCTAAGTAACAAGTGGagttttacaatttttttaaaaatatttatttggaGTTTTATAGTATGATTTTTATCTGTGTTTCATTTCTGCAGATAACTAATACCGAAATGAATAATCATAATAAGATTAGCCGTCAAATTGTCATTGTCCATGAACAGCCCCATGGGGAAATGGCGACTATGCAAATGCTTTGAACCAAGTAAGTTTGTGAGGAATTTGAGAGCAAGCTAAGCATGTGAAAGCAGAACACGGGCTGCTTAGCTGCCCAATTAATTTCAGGGAATAATTTCATTTCTTCCCTGAATTTTCCCTGACCAACACTCTTGATGATTTACAATTCACAAATTAACTCTTGATATACAGTAACTTCATTAACTTAACTTGAGGAGACAAATTGGTTTTGAGTGGAGGTCATCCCTCACTGGGTCACAATCTGCCTCAAAACTATAACCATAAACCCcagaataataataatcatcatcatcatccatcCTTTGCATGGCTACTGGCATTCTGGAAAAGGCATGTAACGTGATTCGGAAATCCCATGTTGATTTACTCGCATAATTTGATGAATTATGACTAATTGAGAGGAACTGGTTATTACTTCGTCATTGCATTAAGTTTTGTTTATGTTGAATTAATAGTAAACAGTCAATTTCTGGAGATGCTGTGACAAAGGTTAATTGaactttgtcaaatttaatgTGTTTTTTTAATTGATCTCATtgtattttttaattcattttttacataaatatttttctcaatatgcTCATTTTAATAGGACATTGTTTGTCGACTTTATTAAGTTTATCACGGAAATTGTAGCTGCGTGATTTATTTTAGTCTCGTGACCTGTGCTATCAAGTCCAATTTCTATTTGGCTTGCAATTGAAATCATTCAAGagtaagaaacaaaaaactGCTAAACTAACCAAAGCTCAAGCCAACAAATATTCAACTTCATAAACTCTCTATTCCTCACGTGTGCAGTTTAACTTCATAAGCAGAAATTGGTGTGGCCAGCCAATCAGCCTTGCTAAATTGATCATTGCTATACCAATCAACAGTCCAGGGTCACTTTTTATTAGTTGTCTCATACCGATTTAATCCATTCAGACTTCTTCATTAAATCAAATTAGGTTCCTGAAAATGAAATCAAAAGGGTTATCTGCCCACTTCGTTAACAAGATATGCAAGTAATGTTGGAAACAAATCCAAAAGTgacaaaatataatttaaaagtTTAGTACTCAAACAAATGTGTATGTGCcgtaattctttttttaaatgtttGACAGACAAACTGCACTGCAAATATAGCAACAAATCAAggtcaagaaacaaaagtttAGCCCATTATGGAGTTCAATATAATATAATCAAAGTTTAAATTGTATAACAGGTGCCATAGAACactcgttaaaatatatttcaagtgttatgttttttaaaatataatattaattagagaaagtaaataaatataaaagagggTAGGTAAGATTAAATAAGGAAAGTATGTAAATACAAGAGAGGATAATAATTGTTACTATGCGTATATATATGATATGTTAAGTGAATATTATGTAAGGCACCCATTAGTAAAACCCAAGTTTAAATTCTGCAAATATTCAACTCaaatttttgtacttatattttttttctttgcgaGGATTTTGGTTCCTTTAACACTTGTATAGGCATTCCTTTCTCCATCTTCACAATAACGAGGAAAGCTTACCAAATTTACATGTGTTCGAAAATGTCTGCATGtgttgaattttcaaaatagaGAACTTTTAAATTAAGAATTGTGTTATCTTGTGGCCATTAAGACTTGTAAATCATACCAAACTTACTGTATAAATATACATCCTAACAATTATTAATATACCTTATTTctataaattttctttatttaactTTACATTTCTAAGATATTTACATGTGAACTTCATCTTAACAATGAATGCCTAATGGATAAGACCCTAAATTAAAGACCACTTCATTTACTTTAGCATCATGCCATGTTCAATTACCCCATATTTTATAGGTCGAAGACTCTAAATCTAAGAGCTGCAAATTATGGATATATACATTGGTTCcacatttcatcaaattctaGTATTTGATATTGATTAACAATAATGGCTAGTACTAATTTTCGAATCCATTAGAGTTGTAAATCTCTCATAGTAGGAAGAAAACAAGGCTTAACGTTCCAATTAAGAAATGTATCCCTATATTTAGGACAAGAATAATGTTTCTTAAGCATTGCAATACACCAGATCGTTGTGAAAAGAGAATTTGCTCAAGAATGATGCACCAACGTAAAATTTTACTCAACCACGGCTCAAAAGTTGTGataatttaaatttctttttcttcgtcTTCCAAACAAGAAGAACCACCAGCAGCGTGCATTATGTGATTTTCTCAAGTGATAATACGAGTCGACACAAAGAACAATTAATTAATAAGTGCTGATTATACACTTTAATTTAAGCACGTCTCCAGAAACACTGAATTATGTGTAGTTACACCAAGAAGGAGACTAGACTAACCCATATACTCATATTTGAATTGGTCAAGAAAAGGAAACTGATGTCAGCTGCCTTTGGATCCTTGTTTCTGAGTTGATTTCATTGTTTATTTTGCTAACAGGTTCTTGTCAGACTATTAGAAGAAATTATTGCAACGTTATTCCTGTGAATCCCATAATCCGCCTATAAAATGCGAGTTCTACTTGTAATTCCCACCACCAAAAAGCGCAAAAAATCCtagaatttcaaacaaaaaatggaTTTGGCTAGAAATATTGGTGATCATACTGATGAGCTTTTTCAAGCACAAGCTCACATATGGAACCATATATTCAACTTCATAAATTCTATGTCCCTCAAATGTGCAATTCAATTAGACATTCCAGATGTTATTCACAAGCATGGCCGGCCGATGACCCTCGATCAATTGATCGATGCTCTTCCCATCAAGAATGAAAAAGCCCCATTCGTTTATCGTCTCATGCAGATTTTGATCCACTCAGGCTTCTTCATTGAAGCAAAGATTCCTGGAAATGAGAATGATAATCAAAAGGGTTATCTGCTCACTTCTGCTTCTGAACTTCTTTTAAAGAGCAACCCTTTTAGCGTGACGCCATTTTTACTGGCCATGCTCGATCCCGCCTTGACAGATCCATGGCACCATCTCAGCCAGTGGTTTCAGAACAGCTATGAAAGCCCATTTTATACTTGCCATGGGAGGTCACTTTATGATTTTGCGAGCCATGAGTCTCAGCTTAATCAATTCTTTAACGAAGCAATGGCTAGTGATGCCCGGATGGTTAGTAGCGTGGTGACCAAAGATTGTAAGCATGTTTTTGAGAGTTTGAATTCATTGGTAGATGTTGGAGGTGGAACTGGGACCTTTGCTAAGGCAATTGCTGATGCTTTCCCTCGCCTGAAATGCACTGTGCTTGATCTTCCTCATGTTGTTGATGGCTTGGAGAGTACTAAGAACTTGGGCTATGTTGGAGGTAACATGTTTGAAGCCATTCCTCCTGCAGATGCTGTTTTAATGAAGGTATGAAATCGATGTTGCACGTTTTCTAGTTGACAATTTTCTTTTATAGAAGTTTTATTTAGATTTTCATCCTAACTGCCTGAGATCATAGGATTAAAATTCACCAATTATGGGAAGTGTCAACTTCAAAAGTAAGTTTGAGCAGAAGAAATTGAGGCTATGCTTAATCTAAGAACTGCATCATGAAGACGGacagaaaaagaacaaagttTTAAACGTCAAATTGATGGCATGTGTTTGGTACTATAGGTGAatagttttgttttttctttttgacgCAAAAAGCTTTAGATGGGGTGTAATGTTTCTaacaaaaattttctttcattgTGATACAATTTGCAATCGAGCAGTGGATATTGATTGATTGGAGCGACGATGAGTGTGTACAAATACTAAAAAAATGTAAAGAAGCAATTCCTAGCAAGGAAAAAGGAGGCAAAGTGATAATTGTTGACACGTTCTGCAAAAGTCTGCAGAAAGGGGATGATGATCATGAGGCGATTGAGACCCAACTGTTCTATGATATGGGGGCGATGGTTCTAGTCAAAGGAAGGCAAAGAAATGAGAAAGATTGGGCGAAACTTTTCTCTGAGGCAGGCTTCTGTGACTATAAGATAACTGCAGTATTGGGCTTGAGATCTATCATTGAggtttattattaattaattaatatgtCTTTTGAAAATGTTGTTTGTGCTAAAAAGTGATGAACCTTTAGTTAGGGTGTTCAGAATAAATTTTATGGCTTTGGAGTGTTTGTTTTACTCATTTATTGGCAATAGACAAATTGCCAAAGTCCATCTTGAAGCTGAACGTGGGCGGCTGATCAATTTGGTTCGTGCTTGTATCTTGAACCAGATTTACTTGCAAAGTTCACCAGATTTTCTGGCAATTGGGCATtgaatgagaagagaaaaattaCAGCCGCTTGTAGGATCCTTACTAGTATAAATAAATGCCATTTCCTCAGTTGAAGGGCACCAAAGCTCAAGTGAAAGATAGGAAATGAACGAGTTCAATTGTTGAGTGAGTGTTTGAGCAGATATCTCAAGAGTGAGGCACTGATATATTAGAGCAACTATTCTCAAGAGTGAGGCTCAATTATTAGTGTCcaatataaatttattttgtgtattgttattaaatatattttgagTGTAATAAAATTGTTCGTTTGCCTCCTTTATATAAAGGATTTAATCCATTGATTTGGTATTATACCCCACCACAATCCAACACTGGAATGTGTCCAAATCCCAGCCTGGAATGCACAGCAAGCACATTATGTATAAATGGTGTGGAGTTGAGGTAGCTAAGGACAATAACTGTTTCCAACATTGTTGAAGTTGAAGTAGAGGCATCGCTTCCACTTTAAATTCAGCCATTACAGCTGAATGTAAGTTGAAGAAAGAACGGATAAACATGAGGgacaaaaaactgaaaaagattTTCAGTTCTTAACTTGCCTAAGTTGTACAACACTTTCTAAACAAAATGTAAATTACTTATTCAATTTCGAAACAATGACATTGTATCTAATTAATATTCGTGTAGATCCATATATGTTTGTAATTTCAAAGTTATGTGACTTGCTTTTGGCTGCACATTATCAAAATTTGCCTTGTTGAGAAAATCTTTCCCATACATCATTTGGGACGGTGGCACCTGTGATAGAGCCGTTATTTGGCACGTTTTGCATTGTCATCTTGTTCTAATTTTAGCTATTCATGGTACTAAGAAAGGGAATTTCactcatatttgatatttgtgtgaattgtaggtggttAGCATTAAAATGATATCGCGGGgtaaatttccagaagacttttCATTTCAGAGCATGGTCACGCCTTAAAAGGAGGACGAAACCGAAAGTCGGACTGCGGTCCACGTGAACCCGAAGCGTGGGATCAGAACTCTGGAGACAAAGCTTTGCTCCAGGCCTTTGTTCCAgacgtctttttcttttctacgTCTCTTGTGCGGCGGATATAAAAAGCGAAACAAGGAAGATTCAAGGGGCATCTATTTTTGAGGcttagttttcttttcctagGTTTGTGAGCAGTCAGCCGCTTTTGACTGGGGCTTTTAGCTTTCTTCAGCCGCAACTTAGACTAGTTTAGGAGTTCACCTTTTCAATCTTTTGCTGTAGACGCCTTTGACGTTCGCTTTTGATTTGCTACAATTGTCCATCACTTTTATCCTTTTTCTTGACTCTGCTCCAGGAGCGACGGGATATAAGGAAATGAACCAAGGGAATTTCTCATTTGTTCCTTAGTTAATTCACATCGCTCCGCTCCTTGGAATTAATTGTTTGGATGTTTGCGTGGATGAAATCAATTAAATCGCGTGAGCTTGGcatgatgaggagcggctaattttctcctctacccaaagggtgacgcgagggcgcggtccatcacacctgtgagatctaatcaagctttcattatttcttccaattcgTTATTATTCGTGCGTtttctgaattaattgttcatgggtatttgattaatcgaatatcaacggccgggtatttgatttaatttaatagcctactgccacgttaattaaatagaatccgtaattgttcatttagttaacaccccgtggcaaccaccataattggttttatgatggggaaacgcaggatctagcttaaataaaccctcttagcgtgtttattggttagggttgggttcttctagttttaatgcaattgggtaattaaattcctatggtcgtacctagggttgttatctggttagggaagcagtcaatggtcgtaccttgactgtcgaaaaggtaaggaagaactggttgtcagagcttattgataactataaccaacctagtgatgaatgggtgaaatatctttgcatcgatgatcatttaattggaccgcgcctgagcagttgatcctttggatagaacttttatcaattgctatttttattgaattgtgctttgtgagttagttCTGAATTTAGTTCGCTTTATTTTTACTTTgcttttattctatttatttatcttccattgaaaatcccccaattttgttctactagtttggaaagaaataatttcctacccgctccctgtggaatcgaccctacttgccattgtatgcaaaattaatatttttatagacaaatctggtatatcggatcaagcaaactcttcgggaacagggtgaatcaagtaacccattgcacacctagggtccctgctccagtacttggatttgttttataattatttaattgaggtggtaattaggactttttagtaattattattgcacaggttcggcacctgtcaaccTGACAACTGTCCCATACACCTTTCTGGATCTTGCAAATATATTAGTCAACAAAAAGAGTGCGCAGAagaactaaattgaattgttATAGCCACTCATGGCCCCAGTTACTAATCATCATGCCTATCCATTCGTGTGGGTCTTATATGCTCTTTAACCATAAGATTGGATGCCTACCTGTTATacccaaaaaggaaaacaaaatcaaCAGCGAAACAGTTGGATTTGGGCAGAAATGGTAATGCTAATGAGCTACTTCAAGCTCAAGCTCACACATGGAATCACATATTCAACTTCGTAAACTCCATTTCCCTCAAATGTACAATTTAACTCGGCATACCAGACATTATTCACAAGCATGGTAAGCCCATGACCCTGGATGAACTCACCAATGCTCTTCCAATTGGCAATGCAAAAGCCCCCTTTGTCTATCGCCTGATGAGGATTCTAATCCGGTCAGGCTTCTTCATCGAGGCAAAAATTAGTCAGCACGATGATGAGGAAGGTTATATGCTCACTACTTCATCTaaacttttattaaaagatGAGCCTTTTAGCTTGACGCCATGTTTGATCCTACCTTGATGGATCCATGGTACCACCTTAGCCACTGGTTGCAAAACAACAGTGATGTGAATCCCTTCAAGACTTGTCACATCAGAagcttaataatttttttaacgaAGGAATGGCTTGCGATTCTCAGCTAGTTGGCAGCATTCTGATCAGGGATTGCTAGGATGTTTTTTCAGGGTTGAATTCTTTGGTGGATGTTGGAGGTGGTACTGGAACTTTGGCTAAGGAAATTGCTGATGCTTTTCTTGACTTGAACTGTATTGTTCTCGATCTTCCTCATGTGGTTGACTGCTTGGTAGCGAATAACAAGAGTTTAGCCTTTGTTGGAGGAAGTATGTTTGTAGCTATTCCTCCTGCAGATGATGTTACAATGAAGGTAAGATCACCTTTCCAAGAAGATGCAACAGATCCATATTCACCTTTTTGTTGTTAAAAGGCAGCTTAGTATTGATTCTAAACACATCTATATATGCTGCTGATTCATTACAACCATGTCTTTTTGATGTGGTATTCTTGACTAATTTGAATTCTTTGTGATATGAATGTTAATTTAAACAGTGGATATTGCACGATTGGAATGATGAGGAATGTGTACAAATGCTTAGGAAATGCAAAGAAGCAATTCCTAGCAAGGAAAATGGAGGGAAGGTGATAATCATAGACATGGTACTGAATGACCAGCAAAAGGGAGCTGATGATCATGAGGCAATTGAAAGTCAACTTTTCTTTGATATGCTGATGATGGTGCTTGTCACGGGGTAACAAAGAAATGAGAGAGAGTGGGCAAAACTCTTTTCTGAGGCAGGATTCAATGACTATAAGATAACTCTAGTACTAGGCAGGATTCATTGAGGTTTATTATTAGGAGTAGCGGATAATTTTTTTGGACTATTTTTGTTAGACATATGTAAGAAGTCAACATGtttatcttttcttcttttactaTTGTAATCTTTTGTggcattttcttttcattttcaataaaTCAATATTTTTTTGGGAGGTGAAAATAGCCATGCGAGAATTTTCTGCAGAGCTATTCTGTCGGGCAGACCTGTAAGTTACATGCTCAACACTTTCCAAGCACAATCTTgagtatttatttcttttcatgGCCCGTCCCAGGGAGAGAATTTGAGGAATCATTCGCTAACCCCAAGAGACAGACTACAGGGCAGATAACTTAGCCCAAAAAGGAGACCCAACATGTAGCCCATTGTGCGTAGGGATGCAATTGAGCTTAATCAAGTCGAACACTCtagtatttaaatttatttaattattttaatgatttcaaaatttttgtttaagtttgatttatttatttgtccTATCGAACTTGAATGAgtttgacaggttgtcgatgcctgtacaataataaaaataaacctaatTACCAATTAAAGTAACCAAAACCCGATTCCAAGTACTGGAATAGGGACTTTAGGTGtgtaatgggttacttgattcaccatgttcccgaagagtttgcttaatccgatatacccgatGGGATGACTTTTAcacaaataattattaatttgtaaacagggcaagtagggtcgtatcctcagggactggggatatttATCTCTTTTGAAATCCAAAGTAACACGAGGGGATGTTTTTGTATAAAAGatgacaattaaaacaattcaactaaaatgaaatagccaactaaaaattaaatgacaattcactgaaatcaaagaaataataattaaaggtctagccaagaaataacttcagcaatggttcacctaattgatcatcaatGCAAAGAcaatttcaattatttactaataaataggttataactaccaaacaagcgatgacagttaacccctccttactgtgtcggtgattaaggtacgcctgttaatcactgctctaattgagaaataaccTTAAGTacgcccataagatttaattttccaattgcctTATGTATTAGAGAtgccctattctaatcaaataacgcactatcagggttattttagattagcccgcgtattctcCTGATACAATCTAATCAtgtcagttgtcactatttcgagacaattaaataattacggatttaatatcccaattgacaatagattattaaaTCAACtcattatccggatccaagataatcaattaattaaataaccataagcactgcaatcagggaatatgcaaataccaataaataagtgaaaaagataaaattaaattgatctcacaatttttaagCGAAGCAAAGCatccgttgttccttgactagacaaAGGGGTTTAGCTTATTATTGACGAGAAAAACCCATACGAAACTGAAGCAATAGTCGCTGCCATTGTCTCGGTAATTGGGAGAATTCAATTCGCTTCAAATAATGAAAGGAAACGAAAACTGCGTAGAATGGTTAAATCTTCTATCTAATTCGTACTTTGCGGCTACCTCTTCTCCCAAGAGCTTAGAGTCTTAATCAAACTTTGACTTccacttcttctttttctctattCAGCCGCCCCAGACAACACAAATAACCAACTTACAAAGTTGATTTCCTTCCTCTGCTGAAACTCAAATAACTAACTAACAGAATAGTTACGGCTCCCATGTTGCACTTC carries:
- the LOC140014369 gene encoding trans-resveratrol di-O-methyltransferase-like — protein: MDLARNIGDHTDELFQAQAHIWNHIFNFINSMSLKCAIQLDIPDVIHKHGRPMTLDQLIDALPIKNEKAPFVYRLMQILIHSGFFIEAKIPGNENDNQKGYLLTSASELLLKSNPFSVTPFLLAMLDPALTDPWHHLSQWFQNSYESPFYTCHGRSLYDFASHESQLNQFFNEAMASDARMVSSVVTKDCKHVFESLNSLVDVGGGTGTFAKAIADAFPRLKCTVLDLPHVVDGLESTKNLGYVGGNMFEAIPPADAVLMKWILIDWSDDECVQILKKCKEAIPSKEKGGKVIIVDTFCKSLQKGDDDHEAIETQLFYDMGAMVLVKGRQRNEKDWAKLFSEAGFCDYKITAVLGLRSIIEVYY